The DNA segment aatttttctcattggagaaagtatttggctaatttggcttatttatctgatgtataattacctgcttaattacctagaaggcactgtcatagggaatgatgctaaactttgttactgaatgttgtgttacagaaatatccaaatttccttatgacaactgtcttacagtaagctctcatcagatctttaaccattgtcattcaTAAGTCTTtggtcatctatactcactgttttattactcctaaactagtaaaaaactagatttcagcagaacaggtattagttacataagattaagtaaactaaggaagatgatttggtggctttttgtttcaaatgttgttgataaagtgttttaagttttttctcttaagctgacaacaggttagtaatgactgcctttataagctgaattgaaactttatctttctctctacctgatccctccagaatttaaaattctcagtgactatttttttatttcatggcagtatgtttatttgcataggttcaataagaatctgatttccttgtaagaggaccaattaaaaacactggttatattaccaaggctttgaccggaacgtcatacctgagagacacatgtgtaaactcagatatgaacagacagctttaaggaactaaggttgactttataaagccaacaaagccccttagaagaactggcctggtaccagccttaccaggtgagtaaggaaggtcacttcctggtaAGTGccggaacctcaggaatgtcttgggaacatcaagaagagaggaattcacccaaatctacaggtactgcaggcacaacctgatggcaaatctgttttggctttctggcctcaagaagcctttaaaagtccaatctgaaaattccttacaaaaagttccagcaaagcatatttaaaagaggctatataatcaattgctcttcctgctgcacttatgcaaataatcaagccaagtgttacttattttcttaacctggttacttctaataaaaatgaaggtgattttagaaaaaagtattgtttcaataatgcagtcttatctatactaaatcctaatactagtcattgagatgtaaactcgatccagaattctagtttccccattaTATCTGGCTAtaattctcaattagactcttcatatttctagttctcatattcagccatgcattcttaatctcgtcaagtttgtccttccagaatggaaaattcaactccagatgttgctacttaacctagtAACAATTTGTTCTGTCTTGCTtaagaagccacaaaactgcaaatattaatagaaatgaaacccagaatagaagcgccaaccttccgaggccctcttaactgaccagtgatggagacctagctgcaccttTTACTGCggcccctctcagcatgaagcagccagagcggtcatcgccccatTTCCCTAGCAGCAGTTaaggtctccatctgtagaggggagaatgagacagggaccataggcttagaataaggtgaggcctctggagaaagcaaggcaggatatttgcagtcagagcaatgtaaaactacatgctaggaaccccccccccccactaaagctatgttgaacattaagctctagaatcattcatcagtgagatcagttaatgttccccagataaagaagagtagcacatgttttattatgctaatcatttgtaataatgtataagattcactttagcatactaaaaggcctaggcctctgtgctgtctttcctccttcagatctgaggaggtaattttgcaaactgagcaactaacttagcatgcagacccagctgtagacagcatagtaaaaggcaggattatttggcaaatagacaatacctcagcccaccttgggaactgagcaggcagccttttgatatacTCCCAGACCAAAACGCcggtatcccagagaaaaatcaaggcaggaaattccttatgttaaattaatttttaatattcagagaacacttaacaagtccttctccaaggctttagagatagtccccacctttttggacaggctctagcacaagacctcaaatcccttactctcttgagctccaccctccttcaatatgtagatgacctcctctggtgcagtccctccctacaaacctctcaacaggatactattcttCTTTTAAACTTTGTCAGAACACAGCTATCAAGTTTCACCCTCCAAAGTGCAGCTGTCTGCCGCTCaagtcacatacctgggagttcagcaATCCCTGCGCTACAAGGCCATTACCTTAGACAGGAAAAAtcttctccaaaccatgcccattccaaacaccaagcaacaccatccctaactcccaaatggcaaagaccctacacagtaatcctttccacgccaactgcagttaaactccagggtcttccccattGGATACACAACTTCTACCTTAAGCCGTTTCTCtccccttattcccctcccaccaaatctcccacaggttcctactcctccGCCCTGACGGGGCCTCTTACTCTCCTCATTTCGCGCTGCTCATCTCcgcttccactcatcactgaagaagtttctgccagcacagagtcctaagacctcccttacaaccaCCATGCATCATGCTTCAGGATTATTAACCGTGGTCTCAACACTTgctctctcaccagacctatcttcccaatgccagccctttcttctctttcagactgtccaaaagattgcacaaaaaaggattccctttgccctacgttgctttgctgcctacacatatgtcccaaaaaatgctattaattcagccaccctatgtaaacatagcaatcagcccaaatgcaaaaaaattctaaccaaacctttaaccagtTTATATTataggattaccaacccctctccaaagacgatggtccttattgaacctggaaaatgccatcgccactgcagaccaagggctcatctgaggaccgcccccgtcaatacaaaaatgaacttcatcgcccctaatcagcaagaagcagttactgaagactgaccttcaccccttcccaaatcctctaccatttataaaacagaaaaaggaggaatgtaagaatatagtaatttatcctccatttaccccatggtcccaagcacataaactggtgagaattatgcctggacttgcctggggcttgactgggtttaccccgccttatctctcaacatcccgaccctcccccaaagcaacaggtcgagcggatccgccacaataaaaggcgcCACACTGctgccctctgtctctgtctctgtctctgtctctgtctctgtctctgtctctgtctctgtctctgtctctgtctctgtctctgtctctgtctctgtctctctctctctctctgtctctgtctctctctctctctctctcctctctgctctgctgctctctctctctctctctctttccccacccccctctggggcagccactctctccttcagataataaaagtctcttgcgtgggcccgtgtctcctgagtcattctgggtaaggagggtcgcggcgagataccctttcaatgtGGAGCTGTGACACCCTGCCACAACCTCACAGGCTCAGCCTTGATCTCTCTCAGCTCCATAGTCATAGGGTCAGCCAGATGTCAATTCTATCTGCCTAAAATCTTGAATTATGTGTGCCCTTCCTGCCATCCCCACAGTATCCTACATCAGCCTTTTATTATTTCTGGCCAAAACTACTATAATGACTTTCTTCAAAATGTTTTACACctgaaaattatgtattttttcacgGTAAAATGAAcatagttcaaaaaaaaaaaaaagttctacaaAAAGCAGCCCTGCGGCACCCTCCCCCATCCACTTCCTGCCACCCCAAGCATCCATTTTCAATCTGTTAAACcaagtgaaaagaaaagaaaacttcacTTAAAATGGGAGTCAGGGGGCCAGAAGGGGGAGCTCTCACACCCTACCATTCCTGCTCAAAAGCTTTTACTAACCCGAAAGCTTTTACTAACCCAGCAGTTAGAAGAAAGGTTTTCACCTGGTccggcaacagcccagccaatgagagactgctACACCTTAGCCAATGAAAAGCCACGGCACTTCaaactcccagtttcctccaatggactcTTTGTTTATAACAACCTCCTCTCTTTCCCCTTTCCTCTGTAAACAGCATTCCTCTCTGTTCTCCAGATTCGCTTATGGTTTTGCCATGGGCTGCTTGTACCAAATTGCAGTTCTctactattcccaaataaactcatttttggattttatttttatttttaaggtttgcAGCTAGCTGTTTGCTCTGTTATTCACTTACCTCCATATGCATACATAACATACATtgctattttttagtttttcagttttaatattaGTTGGGTACTTTCTTCATTGTAAGAGCAGGAGTTAGCACCCCTACATCaccacaaatatatacatatacaagcaTGTTCCCAATATAATTAAACTGCAATCTGTTGAATAATATTCAGTGTTTAATTTAGGATTAGGTATTACAGATGATCCATGTGGTTAACTGAttacatttccttccttcttttgttttcccTGGTTTGCTTCagtctgtttttgctttttctgtgttccCATCACTGCTCTATCCCCAAACTGACAGAACTGTAAGTCCCTCTCAATACATGCAAACATAATCTGGTGGGCAATGTCCTTCCAATTTGTCCCCCATGTCCCTTTCCTCCCCATGGTGTCTTATGCAATATGTCACTCCTGGTCTCAGCTTCCAATGGTTGTCTCTCTAAAGACCAAAAGAGTCAAACCAAACTCTGTCAAAGCCCTCTACAGTATGTCCTCAGTCTATTACTTCTCTCAGACTTCTTATTCTTCAGCAAAACTAGGTTTATCTAGGTTTCTAAGTACCATTTCCCACTACAAGGACCCAGGGCTGCTTGGAAAAAGACTGAGGCTGGCAAAGTTCAATGTAAGTCAGGAACATACTGTGCCTGAAAGTAAGGAACTGATCAAATAATGATGGAGACATGTCAAAAGAACATAGGAACCAGGATGAGAGGATTCTAGCTGGCTGAATCTGAGATGGTTTTGACACTAACAAAATGACAGTGATTGATTCCAACtatataaagggaatataaatgaatataaaggGAATCCATGCCCCTGTAGTAATACTCAGATATAGAGAAGAACAAAAAGTAAAGAGACAAGAAGGGAAATCTGTTATTTACAGAAGGCTGCCAGTGAATGAAAATAAGAATGATTGATCtagaaaaatcaccattttgcaatcTCCAATGAAGTGATTGATTCAGAAATAGATCATCAATAGATGATAAAATCACCAGGAGAAAGGTTGTTGGGGAATGGTCTAAAATGATCATCTCCTGTGGATTACTTATGTAAAAGCACCTAAAGGTGAGAAAGTCTGGCAGACACCACCTTAGCCCGGTTATCAAACTTGGCATCACCAATATTGGgacaaacacacaaaaatgtgcCTCTTGATATAAGGCAATAAGAAGTACACATTACCTCTGTAGTATTCTAATCAAAAACGTTTAGCCTGAACccttaaaataagacaaatcCAGTTTGGGACATTCTACAAATAATGGCATAGACCCTTCAAAAATATCAATAATGAAAGACACCTGTCCACCCATTTCCAAAAAAAAGGTTCTAAAAGGGCACTAAAGAGACGTGAGAACTAAATGCAACATGTGACCCTAGGTTAGATTCCGGATCGGGGGGTGGGAGAGTGAGGGGAACGTTATTGGGACAGTTGGGAAAAATTTGAATGTTTGTATTAATTTAGTGTATCATTGTTAGATTTCTTGTGTACTTTCAACTCTGGACCTGTGgagaatgtccttgtttttaGGAGATACAAGCTCAAGTATTTAAAGCTAACGTGTCAGAAGGACAGCAACCTATTCTCAagtaactcagaaaaaaaaatgtgtattgaaATACAAAGCAGATGTGGAAGAATGTTAATAACTTGTTAATCTAGGTGAAGAAGGGTATACAAACTTCATTGAACTTTTCTTTCAACTTTCCAGTTTTCAAGATTACCAAAgcattggagaaaaaaaaaaaaacccgttTCCTGGTTACTCCCTACACACATCTCCTCAAGCTTCCGTGCCTCCATTTGTTGCTCATGCTAACCTGCCCTGAGAGCCTCTCCTCAAATCCAGACACATTTTTCAAAGCCCAGCCTCCAATGCAACCTCTTCCGTAAACCTGCCATGACCTCAAAGCCTCCCAGTTACTTCTCTGGACCCTAACAGAGAACCCTACTCTGCTCTCACTACCCGCGCAGCAAAATACTCATCTATCCTCTACCTCACCAGACCATCAGCTCCTCAAGGGCAGAGGCAACATGTCTACCGGTTGTACTTTACAGAGAACCCAGTAtatgtcaacaaatatttttaaataaatgttattttccaaGATGATGAGTATATTAGGCATGAAAGTCTGCTCCCATGCACTCAACCTTTTCCATACTCCAAATTTCTCTTGTACAAAATCTATCAAGCTCTATTGATCATCTTTAGTGCTTATTGTATTAAATGAATTCAGTTAGTGGGCTCACGTGTATTTTTCTTAATTCAAATGTGCATATGCATTGGGCCTACCACTACCCAGAAGGAATTTACAAGTTGTGAATTGTCACTCCttggcttttccttttcttctcatccTCCTAATGCTTCCCTCATTAAGATTCTGGAATGGTGGAGACCGCCAGCCTTAGACTATCGACGAAGTGGTGCTAGCTCCCTAGCCAGTCTGTCAGCCTTTTGAGGGATGGGATTTCTGTCCTGTGTTCCCAGTCCTAGGACCTGGTCACAAGGCATCCACGAATGCCAACTGCTCTCTCCCCTTGTTAGTTTTCTCTGCTGCTTGCCTTTTGTGACACCTGATTTCAgtaattctgtttttcacttacaGAAACTCTATTTGGTTCTTTCCCAAATCTGCCTGATCATTTTTTATGGCCTCTTAGTCATAATTTCAattactttctttctttaaacatattaaaacattttacgTACCatgtaagagaaataaaagcaatcaTTTTAGAGAATACTAAAATTTAATTCTTGAACATAAAGAATGTAGAATCCTTTTCTAAAGGGCAGAATTTTGAAAATtctaaaatgttctaaaaatatGTGCAGATTTGTAATTGCCAGGGCCTCATGGGGTACAAGGGCTTCTATTTGAAGTAATGAAAAAATTGGAGCTAGATAGTGGTGACTACACAATATCACGAATGTACTTAGTGCCACCGAACTGCACACgttaaaaaggtaaattttatgctatgtatattttactataattttttaaaaagtggaaaaaaaaaacaaaaccctgaatGAATGCCTGAGGACCTGGAGCTGTGGAAAACATCCATTGGTTGCACTCAAGTGTATGCAGGGGCAGAAATATAATTTGAACTACATGACAATTTCAAAGGGAGTCTCCAAATCATTTTCAATAGAAAATCAGTCCGTGGGAGCAATACGATTGGCAGAGCCCAGCCCACAGTGACTTCACAAGCACTCAGCCTccaccacccccagccctgccctcacaATCTTTAAGAACGAAGCACTCAGATACCAAAAAGAcatatttcaaatactttaattttaaaaatactctatTCAGTGCTAAAATATGTCTTCACTCACTGCTGcccatttccattttcttaaactttttttgaaacaaaaaataaaatcacaaagttCAATTAAACATGCAGATTTCAAAGGGAACTTTCTAGAAAGGCTGAGCTGAAGGAGCATTGTGGGGGATGGGTACTTTTGTCAGAACCTCAAATTCTTGCTGGGGCAGAGTCTGTGGCAGGAAGCAGGGGTTGCTGGAATGAAATGTACAGGTGAAAACAAGGAAAGCTGCATGTGTGCGTATTGAGGCAGGGGGTGGTTATGGTCAGGACAAAGGACTGTCAGCAGTTAGAGAGCCCATGAGAGGCAGGAGAGCCTCAGGAATGGGCAGAAGTGCCAGGACAGTAAGAAATCTGTATGGACTTTCCTGCCCTTCGGTGGAGAAaaacccttcccttccctccagtCTCTACCCCGGCATTCTCCAACATCAGCCTACAGGGCCCCTAGTCCTGTGGGCAAGTCCATGAAGCTATAGTCTCCATTCAAGTTCAAGTAATCAAGGCACTCTCTTCTCGAGAGGGTGCCTTCCACATCTCTTTCCTCTTGTAGAAGCGCCAGCAGCTCAGTCCAGAGGTTCTGGAGCAGAGACTGCTACCTGGAGGTGACAGATGAACCCTGGGATAGCCGATGCTCCAGCCTAATTGGGACGTGAAAAGGACATGAGCACTTCTCTTCCCAGGAGCAAGCAAACACAGGTGCCAGGGACAGGAAGATGATGCTGCAACTCCAAGTCCTATGTCAGCCTTCCAACCCAGAAGGCTCCTATGTGCGGGCTCTGGACCCCAGTGCTTGCCCTTACCCCAGCAACACAGTATGGCCAGAACCAGAATGCAATAAATAGAGGCAGGGGGCCAGGAGGCAAAGGGTGTGAGGATGCTGCTAGCTCTCTGATGCTGTCTGCGGCACTGTGGCTTGGTCCACACAGAAGCGTTTCAGGGGTGGTGCACCTGAGTCTTCCTCTTCCTCGGCAATCTAGGAGCAGCCAGAACATGGAATTAGAGGGCCATCCCTTGAACCACAACCTCCTATCACCCTAACTACAACCCAGAGCCAGCCTCCGACCTTGCAGATAACCAAAATTCTTCCCTTACCTATGACCTGGAGACCCCAGTTTCCCAGTCTGTCCCCCAACCCTCCCATAGCACGTTCAATGCTACAGATCCAGTGCACATCAACAGAGTCATCACTGTTTTCTTAGAAACTGGGAAACCCAAGTGCCTCCTTACCTGTGTCTCTAGTGGAACTGGTTCTTCCTTTGTGAGGGTGGGAGGTTCATCAGCAACTTCCGAGGcaggcagagagggctctgaAAAAACAACATGGTTAGCAGCTCTGTGGGACCTCCTGCGGCAGGAGATTCCTGAGCAACCTCTGCCTCCAGCTAGGGGAGCTTTCCCAAGAGCTCTGTGAAGGTGCTGTGATCAAGAGTCCATGCTGGCCAGAGAATCAATATATAATGTAAGAAGAAATTCACAGGATACAGTGCAAAGAGCATGAATTCTGAAGTTAGGAGGAATGCAACCAGAGACATCCCACTCTACCAGTTCTTGAACAATTTAACATTTCCAAGAATCCAATTCCTCATCAGTAAAGTGGAGGCAATAGCTGCCACTTCAGAGGGCTTTTGAGGGAATTATACCAGGCATCAAATAAGAAAGTGCCTTACACAGAGCCTGGTACTCAACTATGTTGTTTGTTTATTCCTTCGTTCTGTGAGAAAGGAAAATACAACCATTCCTCCAATAGCCAAAACTGTTAACAGATGCCTTGAGGCTGCCAGGCTCTGAAGCACTTTCCATAACCTCTCACTGTAAAGAAGAGAAATATCAAGAGCAAGAGGCAAGGCCCTTGCAAGATGCTCATTCTGGGTCAATCAAGACTCACCCTCAAGGATCTCCTGGCCCAGAGTAGGAGGCTGGGAGTCATCTGTGCGGAAGTCAGAGGTGTGTGCTGGGCTCAGGGACTCGctctgctgggggctggggctcgAGTTGGTGCTGCTGTCCACCTTGAGTTGATAGACATCAGACACAGAGCTCTGGTTGCTGTTTTCATCTGAAAACCAAATATGACAAAGGCAGCAACTGAGAGTGGTTAATTTTCCTTGAGAATAACTCAGTACAGCACCAAGGGCCTGGGGTCTCCTTAGGCCATTGTGGACACACAGGGTACAATGATCTCTGCTACTGATGCCCCTGAACCAAAGGCAGGCGCTCGAGGGCTTAGATGCACTGTAAGTTATCAACAGGGTCTACAAGCATTTTCTATTTCATGACACATATTCCAAGCACCAGATACTTTAACTTTAAAGCCAGAATCTTTAAACTTATGcaacatttatatttcaaagtcaGGATATGCTTTCTAACCCTTCTTTATTACCCACCAATGGTAGCTTACACCTGGTGTTCCCTCACTGTCCAGTGGAAGGGAGGGATGTAGCTGTGCCTCTCAACCTTTCTTGTAACACAAGATAAATAGAAATGACCCATCTGTCTGGTGCTCTTGGTTATATCAAGGATGGTGGTGGTGTCTGGAGGTGGTGAGCTCAGGCCCTTCAGCTGCCCAGGCTCCACATGACTGCTTCAAGGACCAAGGAATTCTCAGCCTCGAAGTTCTTTCTGAAGGCTTTAGAGTCACCACCTAAGTTAAAACCACAGAAGTCCACAACTTCTTCCTCTCCCTCACCTCCAGCAGCCAGTTGCCAAATCTGACCATCCTACTGCTCTGAGATCACATGTGTTCATCTCCTACTGCCTTAGCTCAGGCTTTATCTCTGGCCTGGCCTCCTGAAACAGCCATCCAACTGCCCTCCTTCAGTCTCATGTACTCCCAACTGTACTTTACACCAGTGATCTTTCTAAACCCTTCAATGCTTCCTCTAGGGTAAATTTCAACTTCCAGTGCTTCTCCAGGCAGGCACGAGATGGCCCTATCACAACCTATAAAgtcctttttaatttccaagCTCACTGTCTGCCAAAACTGGACCATAACTTAAGAGCTGCTTCACACAAAGGTGTCTGACATGACTTGCTCTTTCTAGTCTTCCTGGAAAGTCTCCATGCATGTCAACATTCAGCTCAAGCATCATGCCCTCCAGGGAATCCTGTGTCCCAGCCCTGTGTCCAGGATCACTCTCTCTTTTATGCTCTTATTGTGTCCTATGCACACCTGCATTtagtatttttctattgttttacacACCAGTTTCCTCTCATGCTCTATTCAGGCAGGCTCTGTGGCTACTGGTTCTTAAATCTCTGGTGCAGTTCATAGCACAGGCATACAGTGGTTCACTAAATGTTCACTGGGTGAGAAGAATAAGATGGTGGCAGCCTAAGGAAGTAGAGCCTCCTATGTCTCAGAGCTCTATGATGACTGAATACCCGGCACACAGCTAGAGAACCTGTCCTTTGTGTTCTTCCTATACCACTCTGACCTTGCAGGGAGGGAATACCTGGCTGCTCCCAGGCTAGCTCCCAAGAGAATTGTAGCCCTTCTTAGTCTCTACTCCTACACTACCTTCTACACTAAGATGGAAGTAGCATTTTATCATAGAAAGAATAAAGCTCTGTCACTTTTGAGCTTAGGCGAACACTTCTCCATCCATCAGTTTCCTTACATAGGGATGATGGTAACTGCCTGGTTTATATCACAGGCTAATGTGAAGATAAAAATGAGAAACTGAAGTCAAAGTGCTTCACAAACAGTAACTGCCATGCACGTGTAGAAGGGAATTTTATGACTGCAGCGCTGGCAGGCAGGACACTACCTGACGACTGGCTTAGGAGGCAAAACTTGCGCCAAGAGTAGGCAGGCAGATGCCCTGGCTTTGGGTGGCCTACTCAAAGGCACTCTCATAAAATACACAGTCTAAAGAAAACAGCTTCTGATCCAGAAAACCAAGACCACATGGGATctgtcacttactagctatgtgactttaGATATGTAACttcacttctctgaacctcagtttcttaaatagaaaatgaagagACTATCCTCTATCTTGCAGGGTTACTGTGAGGTCTAAATGAAAAGACTTACATAAAGTGCCTGGCAAGATACCAACAAACCAGTAGGCACTAAAAAGCTACGTCGAACTGTTATTATTAGTGAGGTTCATCTAAGTTTTCATTTTCCTGCAAGGAAGACATGTGGATGCAACTCACCCTGGAATTCAAGAAGGAGAGAGGAATTGGCTGAAGCATCAGAGGGAAAGCCATTAGGTTCCCGGGCTGCTGAACTGTTCGACTTTGACTTTTCTttctagaaaaaggaaaaaaagaggaatatGACAGAGCcaagcaggagactcacagagaGGGAAAAGGGTGCTGAGACACCACAAAGGTCTGGACTAGAAATGAACAGGAATAATGACAGCAGTTGGAAAATCCAGGACCCAAGGAATAACAGAATCCTGGACAAGGTGTCCCGAAGGCTCagagtctctatctgtaaaatggacccTTCCAGCACTAAAGTCATGAATCAAAAGTGAGAGGCAGATTCATATGCTTCTAATAAAGCTCCTGTGGTACTCTTCAGCTTTCTACCCTCATCAGAACATTCTGTCCAACCCTTATGTGCATGGGCAAGAAACGTTAAAATACTCATCTGAGAAAGATTCCTATTTTATTAGCACAACAGCAAACAAAACatgaaagagaaatggacaaaggAAGGAGTCACTTTATATACAAGCAGTGACAGGACAAAGGGAAGCCTACTAGTTCTGTTCACCAATCAATCCTATTCATTCAAAGTGATCACCCCATGTCCACCCTTGCCTACAACACTATTTCCTCCAGACAGGATGTGGGTTACACACGCAGGGAACCACAGTGGGAAGGCAA comes from the Manis pentadactyla isolate mManPen7 chromosome 10, mManPen7.hap1, whole genome shotgun sequence genome and includes:
- the BCL7B gene encoding B-cell CLL/lymphoma 7 protein family member B isoform X3 encodes the protein MILPNAQLLNPASLMDVRKAASWSGSISLKTACFAPKKEKSKSNSSAAREPNGFPSDASANSSLLLEFQDENSNQSSVSDVYQLKVDSSTNSSPSPQQSESLSPAHTSDFRTDDSQPPTLGQEILEEPSLPASEVADEPPTLTKEEPVPLETQIAEEEEDSGAPPLKRFCVDQATVPQTASES
- the BCL7B gene encoding B-cell CLL/lymphoma 7 protein family member B isoform X2; the protein is MSGRSVRAETRSRAKDDIKKVMAAIEKVRKWEKKWVTVGDTSLRIFKWVPVTDSKEKEKSKSNSSAAREPNGFPSDASANSSLLLEFQDENSNQSSVSDVYQLKVDSSTNSSPSPQQSESLSPAHTSDFRTDDSQPPTLGQEILEEPSLPASEVADEPPTLTKEEPVPLETQIAEEEEDSGAPPLKRFCVDQATVPQTASES
- the BCL7B gene encoding B-cell CLL/lymphoma 7 protein family member B isoform X4 — translated: MILPNAQLLNPASLMDKEKSKSNSSAAREPNGFPSDASANSSLLLEFQDENSNQSSVSDVYQLKVDSSTNSSPSPQQSESLSPAHTSDFRTDDSQPPTLGQEILEEPSLPASEVADEPPTLTKEEPVPLETQIAEEEEDSGAPPLKRFCVDQATVPQTASES
- the BCL7B gene encoding B-cell CLL/lymphoma 7 protein family member B isoform X1: MSGRSVRAETRSRAKDDIKKVMAAIEKVRKWEKKWVTVGDTSLRIFKWVPVTDSKEVRVEENQNDKKKEKSKSNSSAAREPNGFPSDASANSSLLLEFQDENSNQSSVSDVYQLKVDSSTNSSPSPQQSESLSPAHTSDFRTDDSQPPTLGQEILEEPSLPASEVADEPPTLTKEEPVPLETQIAEEEEDSGAPPLKRFCVDQATVPQTASES